One window of the Peptacetobacter hiranonis genome contains the following:
- a CDS encoding TIGR04002 family protein — MSNEETNKKTRLIVLAALLAALVFLATAYILHIPVGGNGGYVHVGDAFIYLAAVLLPTPYAMAAAAIGAGLADIATGAAIWAIPTMIIKPILVLFFTNKTEKIINMRNVVATLIAGIVGTVLYMLAEGIMIGSIQAAFVMSLVGLVQPLGSAIVFIIVGLAFDKANIKVKYHLLAA; from the coding sequence ATGAGCAATGAAGAAACAAACAAAAAAACGAGATTAATTGTACTGGCAGCATTATTAGCAGCTTTAGTATTTTTAGCAACAGCCTACATCCTTCATATACCAGTTGGAGGAAATGGAGGATATGTACATGTAGGGGATGCGTTTATTTACTTAGCAGCAGTATTACTTCCAACACCATATGCAATGGCTGCAGCTGCAATAGGAGCAGGACTTGCTGACATAGCAACGGGAGCTGCTATATGGGCTATACCAACAATGATAATAAAACCGATATTAGTACTTTTCTTTACAAACAAAACAGAAAAGATAATAAATATGAGAAATGTTGTAGCAACTTTAATAGCAGGAATAGTAGGAACTGTACTTTATATGCTTGCAGAAGGAATTATGATAGGTAGTATTCAGGCAGCATTTGTTATGAGTCTTGTAGGACTTGTACAGCCTTTAGGAAGTGCAATAGTATTTATAATAGTAGGGCTTGCATTTGATAAAGCAAACATAAAAGTAAAATATCATTTATTAGCAGCATAA
- a CDS encoding IS91 family transposase: MNVLKKQKDEKIIKKILKNHFEEFKLKYWNKVRREMRDQIENTVIKALNCGNIEKGYIKHKCIDCGEEYIQGFTCKSKFCTKCGRKYSMEWAEKQVENILDVSHRHAVFTIPEELRVYFYRKRELLKDLQDATYKVLDSFHKKKTNGDYELGVIAVVHTFGGDLKWNPHIHALYTEGGIDRNNKWFKKLDFIPYTYMKKVWRKLVLDIIKNNFRDRKTRNLINKLYKKEFYVNAERRLTNIKQATQYIGRYLARPAIAEYRIINYDGKNVTYWYENKKPKGKREITVNVLEFIGKITQHIHPKGFRVARRYGLYSRVKNKLSIEILKLYNFMRHRNISKLIKKKNTVKKNFKDRLIESFGVNPYICKKCGKDMILWEIWHYKYGLIYNVLDKSNYKRIIYEEIIEKEISLNTTTQKELF; encoded by the coding sequence ATGAATGTATTGAAAAAACAAAAAGATGAAAAAATCATTAAGAAAATATTAAAAAATCACTTTGAAGAATTCAAACTAAAATATTGGAATAAAGTTAGAAGAGAAATGAGGGATCAGATAGAAAATACTGTAATAAAGGCTTTAAATTGTGGAAATATAGAAAAAGGATATATAAAACATAAATGTATAGACTGTGGAGAGGAGTATATTCAAGGGTTCACTTGTAAAAGTAAGTTTTGCACAAAGTGTGGAAGAAAATATTCTATGGAATGGGCAGAAAAACAGGTAGAAAATATTCTTGATGTTTCTCATAGACATGCAGTTTTCACAATTCCAGAGGAGTTAAGAGTCTATTTCTACAGAAAGCGAGAGCTTTTAAAAGATTTACAAGATGCTACATATAAGGTATTAGATAGTTTTCATAAAAAGAAAACAAATGGAGATTATGAATTAGGGGTAATTGCTGTAGTACACACTTTTGGTGGAGATTTAAAATGGAATCCTCACATACATGCCTTATACACCGAAGGTGGAATAGATAGAAATAATAAGTGGTTTAAAAAATTAGATTTCATACCGTATACATATATGAAAAAAGTATGGCGAAAGTTGGTACTAGATATAATAAAAAACAACTTTAGAGATAGAAAAACTAGAAATTTGATAAATAAGTTATATAAGAAAGAATTCTATGTAAATGCAGAAAGACGTTTAACTAATATAAAACAGGCAACTCAATATATAGGTAGATATTTGGCTAGACCAGCTATCGCTGAGTATAGAATAATTAATTACGATGGGAAAAATGTAACTTACTGGTATGAAAACAAAAAACCTAAGGGAAAAAGAGAAATAACTGTAAATGTATTAGAATTTATAGGTAAAATAACCCAACATATTCACCCGAAGGGTTTTAGAGTTGCAAGAAGATACGGTCTATATTCAAGAGTAAAAAATAAATTAAGCATAGAAATATTGAAATTATATAATTTTATGAGACACAGAAATATATCTAAGCTGATAAAAAAGAAGAATACAGTAAAGAAAAATTTTAAAGATAGATTGATAGAATCATTTGGAGTAAATCCTTATATTTGTAAAAAGTGTGGAAAAGACATGATTCTATGGGAAATATGGCATTATAAATATGGATTAATATATAATGTACTAGATAAATCAAATTATAAAAGAATAATCTACGAAGAAATTATAGAAAAAGAAATTTCTTTGAATACAACAACACAAAAAGAATTATTTTAA
- a CDS encoding TIGR04100 family radical SAM protein codes for MMTIFYPIGDSLYVNLTNKCPCRCVFCVREEHETVGNNNSLWLDHDPSMEEIKADLERFNLDDYKEIVFCGFGEPMMRMDDLIETAKYIKSKADIKTRINTNGLGDLIHEKNTAECIKDCIDSVSISLNAPDKESYCRVTRPKFGEQSFEAMLKFAEECRDCGINIAFSVVDEITPEEIEKSKELAESLGVKLRVRHKR; via the coding sequence ATGATGACAATATTCTACCCAATAGGAGATAGTCTTTATGTAAACCTTACAAATAAATGTCCATGTAGATGTGTATTCTGTGTAAGAGAAGAGCATGAAACAGTGGGAAACAATAATAGCCTATGGTTAGACCATGATCCATCTATGGAAGAAATAAAAGCGGATTTAGAAAGATTTAATTTAGATGATTATAAAGAAATAGTGTTCTGTGGATTTGGTGAACCTATGATGAGAATGGATGACCTTATAGAAACAGCAAAATATATAAAATCTAAAGCTGATATAAAAACAAGAATAAATACAAATGGACTTGGAGACCTTATTCATGAAAAAAATACAGCTGAGTGCATAAAAGATTGTATAGATTCTGTATCAATAAGTTTAAATGCTCCAGATAAGGAAAGTTATTGCAGAGTAACTAGACCTAAGTTTGGAGAACAGTCTTTTGAGGCTATGCTTAAATTTGCCGAAGAATGCAGAGACTGTGGGATAAATATAGCTTTTTCTGTAGTTGACGAGATTACACCTGAAGAAATAGAAAAATCTAAAGAATTGGCTGAATCTTTAGGAGTTAAATTAAGAGTAAGACATAAACGGTAA